aacaAGAGCAGCATTTATTCTTGCTGGACCCGTTGTAGGCATCAACTGTCCATGCAAAAGGGACTGCCCGATCCCAGAAGGCGTTCCAAGCAGAGGTCCCCGAGAGCCCTTTTCTTCCCTTAGTGCACTAATTGCTGTTGATGAAGAAGCTTGAGGATGATCTGATACCAAAGCTGCAGCAGGTCTCAGTTTGTCATCAGGATCACGGGAAGGCCCATCTGGTTTTTCTGCTTGGACAGATATGGACACTGTGGCAGTTCCATCGGCAACTGGTGCCGGAGTAGAAGGTTTCTTTATAGGTGCAGCAGAGGATTTATTAGGACTCATGGATGATGATCCAGAAGCAGTAGCAGCATGAGTAGATGCAGATGTCACTGGGATCTTCAAAGGGTCCTGCTGTCTTGAAAGTGGAGGTCTGGTCAGTGGCAGTAGGTTCCGCTGAATCGGTGGccttggaggtgggggtgggcatATTTGCTTTTGAAGCCCTTTGGTATAACCGGTTTTGTTTTGGAAGTTCTCAATAGCCCGGCGCAAACATTTGTTGGCAATTAAAGCATCAGGAGACACATCATTCTGATGACAAGTTGGGCATGTATGGCCATCCGATTCTAGCAAAGCTGTTCTTATACATTCGTCACAATAACTGTTTCCACAGCAAGGTATGACAGCGGCATCAGTCATTATGGCTTTGCAGATTAGACATAGCAATTCATCTGGGATAGGGTCCTCCACTTCTGACGAAGACGACTCTTCCGCTGGTAGGAAAggtggtttttctttcttccccctggCATATGCCTCTGCATCTATGGTTGGGATGACATATTTTCCAGTATCGGTAAGCATGGCACCTTTCATGTTCGGATCTTTCACCTCCATCATAAAACTTCTAGGAATTCCAGTGCTCTTTTTCATTCTGGGAACCGGATCAAAGTCTTTATCCCCTTTGGTTGGGCAATTCTTTATGTAATGGCCAGGTTTCCCACACCGGAAACAGGTATAAGATGGTGGAGGTGGCCCCGGAGGTGTCTTCGTGTAATGGATCGGATCGTATTCGTGGACGGACTGGATCATCATCGCTTGAACTTTGTCTTCTTCAGAAGCATCGGCTTCAGTCAGATTTGCAAACTTGATCAACTGGGCCACAGAAGCGGATGCAGAAGAGTCAGTCTTCCTTTGAGTTTCCTTTTTCGCCTCCCGTGGAACGCCACTAGGCATATCAAACTGTCTTCTCAGGTCATGAGATAGGTTTGCTTTTGAGGTTCTACTCACTCGTTTAGTTAGATCTAAAACATGTGTCCTGCTCGTAGCTACAATACCTCCAGCAGGAACTCTTCTTACGATAACGGAGAAATTCCTGTGAATCGGGGCATTGTCATCCGTGTACTCTTCTTTTGTGTCTGCATTGCTGATGTGTAGCTCGCAGTTAGGAGCCTtgagtttctctttcttcatgaTTTGCTTCTTCAAATCACACACGGAGATGTGGGGTCCTTCAAAGATAACGGTCCCATAGTTGAGTTGGGAGGAAAATTTATAATGCACACCGGACATGGTGCCAAAAGTTTCCTGAGGCTCAGGGCTGAGACGGGACACTCTGAAGTATCTGGCTCTTTGTAAACTGAAGagatgtgtacacacacacacaacactcaGAATCTGAGGCAACCTGGGGCCTTATTCaggcccccaccccccaaaaatggGGTTCTGAACCAAGGACCCTCACTCCAATACTCAAATCACCTCAAGGGTGGATGGGAGCAGGAGGGTACCGGAAAAGGGATTTTGGAGGTAGGGAGCAGTTGAGCTAAATGCCCTAAGGGCTTCTCTGAAGAAATCCAGTTCACCTccaacaaagttccaatctccagtCAGAAGAGCACAAGAGTCCCCAGAATAAGCGTCTCCTTCAGCCCTAGCCACCAACTCAGGAATCCTCTTCGGAGGCTGAGAGTCCCTTCAGCAAGGGCCACCAGCACAAGACTCTTGCTTCAACCAGAGTCACCAACCAAAAGCTCAATTCCAGCCCTCTGCTCTGGCTTTATAATGAACCCCTTTCTCCACCTACCAGTTCTCCCATGTCTCTGGGAGTGTGAACTTCCTAACTCTGACAGTGTGAACTTTCTCCCTCTCAGGGTGTGAACTTACTATCTCTCAGGCTgggaacttcctttctctgggggTGTGAACTTCCTTGCAATCCATGCTAAATAAAGGGTCTTCAAGTTTCTGACTAGGCATGTCAATCCTCTGAAACCCTCCTCTCCCAAAAGGATCACAGAGGGGATTTTCAAAAGGAGATTAACActcccttgttgttgttgtttttaatgtgaCCACACAGAAACTTGAAAACCCAAtagcatctttcctttcccaaagatctgacattcatactattctgtgctcacctaattcacttctaatttccttccttatattcagcccattcgcccattctgagctgatcttggtatagggtgtgagctgttgatccAACCCCTGtgtctcccatgctgtcttccaatgttcccagcagatttttttttttaatcaaatagtggatttttgtcccaaaagctgggatatttgggtttatcatagactgtggtACTCTGGTCactaaccccaagtctattccactgatcctcctttctgtctcttagccagtaccatactgtatagatgaccgctgctttatagtatagtttgagatctggtagtgcaaggcccccttcctttgcatgttTTCTTTCATTACTTCCACAGATATCCTTGGTATTTACTTCTTCCAAACAAACTTTGTTccgtttctgtttctgttttgttgttgttgttgtttttttctaattcagtcaaAAGGATTtttgggtagttcaatgggtatggcaccaaacaagtaaataagtttggataggaaggccattttcattatgttagcttgtcctacccatgagcagttaatg
This sequence is a window from Monodelphis domestica isolate mMonDom1 chromosome 3, mMonDom1.pri, whole genome shotgun sequence. Protein-coding genes within it:
- the LOC130457965 gene encoding E3 ubiquitin-protein ligase RBBP6-like; translation: MSGVHYKFSSQLNYGTVIFEGPHISVCDLKKQIMKKEKLKAPNCELHISNADTKEEYTDDNAPIHRNFSVIVRRVPAGGIVATSRTHVLDLTKRVSRTSKANLSHDLRRQFDMPSGVPREAKKETQRKTDSSASASVAQLIKFANLTEADASEEDKVQAMMIQSVHEYDPIHYTKTPPGPPPPSYTCFRCGKPGHYIKNCPTKGDKDFDPVPRMKKSTGIPRSFMMEVKDPNMKGAMLTDTGKYVIPTIDAEAYARGKKEKPPFLPAEESSSSEVEDPIPDELLCLICKAIMTDAAVIPCCGNSYCDECIRTALLESDGHTCPTCHQNDVSPDALIANKCLRRAIENFQNKTGYTKGLQKQICPPPPPRPPIQRNLLPLTRPPLSRQQDPLKIPVTSASTHAATASGSSSMSPNKSSAAPIKKPSTPAPVADGTATVSISVQAEKPDGPSRDPDDKLRPAAALVSDHPQASSSTAISALREEKGSRGPLLGTPSGIGQSLLHGQLMPTTGPARINAALVAPAPAAAAAAAAPAAAAAAPAPAAAAAAAGRPVWEPSINGGQHLGEHSQRTHGPSLPGTPVPPPPLYPPPPHTLPLPPGVPPPQFPPQFPPGPPPPAGYRVPPPGFPPAPTTLSAPWVSTAVQTAPPNTIRTIQALPLSREEFYRVQRRLREEEKRKSKRDFAKKFTDYEKIPKERRRAFSRSKSPHSGSSRSRSSYTYSKSRCGSSRCPSHSRSFSPSHCPYPRRGRGKSRDRRSRSRSHGYHRARSRSPPRRRYHSRPRSPPVFRGQSPNKRNIPQGQTGHRSPNRGGNYPEKLSARHGHTMKDIATSKEKDRENPPGDGKGSKQDKHGKRRQGEENEGFPNTELLQRSKKRRKC